The Gouania willdenowi chromosome 5, fGouWil2.1, whole genome shotgun sequence sequence TGTGAATCAGAAGTTCTTCACTTTGTAAAACTGTGACATGTTGTGTTGAAAATGATGGGGCATCaactagttgctacatgttaacTTGAAATGTGCACAATAATCACTTTTTACCATAGAACATTCACAGTCCATTCAATAATGAAACTATTTGTGGAATAATTGTTGTTGAGTATTCTGTTTCATGATCAGTTTGTGACGATGGTGGATTCCCTGTTGGTTATCGAGTACAGAGGGAAGTGAGGGGCGCTGCAGCCTGGCTGAGCAGCTGCCGATAGGCCTGTCGAAACTGTCGGTTCATGAGAGCGTAGAGCACGGGGTTGATGCAGCTGTTGAGCCAGGTGAGGTTTGCACAGAACATGTGCAGCACTCTTGGGGCTCGGTTGTGTTTATCGGCAATGTTGAGCAGCAGGAAGGGGACGTAGCAGAACACGAAACACAGGAAGACAGTGAAGCACATGCGCGTCACCCGCTTGAATTCATTATCGTCAGCAGCAGATGATGCAGAGTGCGAGGGAGGAGCCTCAGGCGTGACAGCAACCACCATGTCTGGGACTGAACATTGAGTAGATGTTTTATGAGTGCCTTCATCCATATTTTGGCTCATTTCAGGCTGGCTGCTGATCTCAGTGCTGCATGATTTGTTCTCTCCACCACTGTCATTGGTTCCTTGAGCTGAAGACGTTGGTTTCCTTTTGGATGAGCGTCGACTGAGCCTGTAGCGAAGAAGTGCCTTTGATGCATTTGAAACCTGTCGATAAATAAGCATGTAAAACACACCAACGCAGGTCAGACCAACAAAAAAGTAGAGAAATAGCAGGATGGTGGTGTAGGGGCGACCTCGGGTACGATGGAAGCTGCAGGTGCAGACCTGGGGCACAAGCACATAGGCAGACCAGAGGGGGGCAAAACTAAGCGCACCAAGAGCCCATGCTGAGATGAGGAGTATGATGAGACCCCAGCTTGAGAATACACGGTCAAACACAACCCTCTTGGCAACCAGGAGGTATCTGCTCACTGCAACTAGACAGAGGGTGATGATGGACACGGAGTTGGACAGAAAGAGAAGAAAGCCGAAGATGGTGCACCACAGCTGACCGCTGCGCCACCTGAGGTGTAGGTATGAATCCACAGAGATGGGTTGCAATATGGTGCAGTACAATAGATCTGCCACAGCCAGGTTCACGATAAGGACGTTAAATCGAGTCCTCAATCGCAGGTCAAATATAAATGCCAAAACAGTCATCAGGTTCCCAATCGTCCCAGTGAAGGTGACGGTGCATCCCCACAGCACAGCAAAGTATCGATAGCCCACGACAGACTCACTGTAGCAGGAGAACAGATCATCATCTGTTTGGTTTGAGTGATTCATCATCTTTGGATCCGCCCGGGCGTGGAACCCTCCGTTTAATGTGGTCACAGAAGTTTTCTGTTCATGTGAGAGAGGAAGTTAGCTGTAGGCATTTGAGGCATATACCACATCCTTTTTAACAGATACCTCTTAACAACTGCAGCTAGTGTTAA is a genomic window containing:
- the gpr84 gene encoding G-protein coupled receptor 84 → MMNHSNQTDDDLFSCYSESVVGYRYFAVLWGCTVTFTGTIGNLMTVLAFIFDLRLRTRFNVLIVNLAVADLLYCTILQPISVDSYLHLRWRSGQLWCTIFGFLLFLSNSVSIITLCLVAVSRYLLVAKRVVFDRVFSSWGLIILLISAWALGALSFAPLWSAYVLVPQVCTCSFHRTRGRPYTTILLFLYFFVGLTCVGVFYMLIYRQVSNASKALLRYRLSRRSSKRKPTSSAQGTNDSGGENKSCSTEISSQPEMSQNMDEGTHKTSTQCSVPDMVVAVTPEAPPSHSASSAADDNEFKRVTRMCFTVFLCFVFCYVPFLLLNIADKHNRAPRVLHMFCANLTWLNSCINPVLYALMNRQFRQAYRQLLSQAAAPLTSLCTR